From Anomalospiza imberbis isolate Cuckoo-Finch-1a 21T00152 chromosome 6, ASM3175350v1, whole genome shotgun sequence, one genomic window encodes:
- the SIX6 gene encoding homeobox protein SIX6 has product MFQLPILNFSPQQVAGVCETLEESGDIERLGRFLWSLPVAPAACEALNKNESVLRARAIVAFHTGNYRELYHILENHKFTKESHAKLQALWLEAHYQEAEKLRGRPLGPVDKYRVRKKFPLPRTIWDGEQKTHCFKERTRHLLREWYLQDPYPNPSKKRELAQATGLTPTQVGNWFKNRRQRDRAAAAKNRLQQQVLTQGSVRSLQAEEESGGEAVGAASSPAASLSSKAATSAISITSSDSECDI; this is encoded by the exons ATGTTCCAGCTGCCCATCCTCAATTTCAGCCCGCAGCAGGTGGCCGGGGTATGCGAGACCCTGGAGGAGAGCGGGGACATCGAGCGCCTGGGGCGCTTCCTCTggtccctgcccgtggctccCGCGGCCTGCGAGGCGCTCAACAAGAACGAGTCGGTGCTGAGAGCCCGGGCCATCGTGGCCTTCCACACGGGGAACTACCGGGAGCTCTACCACATCCTGGAGAACCACAAGTTCACCAAGGAGTCCCACGCCAAACTGCAAGCCCTCTGGCTGGAAGCGCACTACCAGGAGGCGGAGAAGCTGCGGGGCCGACCCCTGGGGCCGGTGGACAAGTACCGGGTGAGGAAGAAGTTCCCGCTGCCGCGCACCATCTGGGACGGCGAGCAGAAGACACATTGCTTCAAGGAGCGGACGAGGCATTTGCTGCGGGAGTGGTACCTGCAGGACCCTTACCCCAACCCCAGCAAAAAGCGGGAACTGGCTCAGGCCACGGGACTTACCCCCACGCAAGTGGGCAACTGGTTCAAAAACCGCAGGCAAagggacagggcagcagccGCTAAGAACAG GCTACAGCAGCAGGTCCTAACGCAGGGCTCGGTGCGCTCGCTGCAAGCGGAGGAGGAGAGCGGCGGGGAGGCGGTGGGGGCCGCCTCCAGCCCCGCAGCCAGCCTCTCCAGCAAAGCGGCCACCTCCGCCATCTCCATCACATCCAGCGACAGTGAATGTGACATCTGA